Below is a genomic region from Procambarus clarkii isolate CNS0578487 chromosome 27, FALCON_Pclarkii_2.0, whole genome shotgun sequence.
TAccattatcttggtggtggataTAATGcacaattaaattaattaattaattttttttattcaggaaaagtacatacatagttgatttacaaacataatgttggacaaTGCTCAATGCTCACTAATTTGTTCCATTCTTCAACTGTTTTTCTAACCATTATagtcgctgtggattttgcatttaatgcagctgctcttgttggtTGCATGATTAGTTTGATGTGCAGGGTTGCTTCAATTGCTTCACATTCCACTACGTAATGCAAGAGTGGCACttctgcatctgttccacagatatggcaCTCTCTAACTATTGGGTGTATTACCTCCTAGCAGCACTTGTAGCTAAGTCTATGTAACGAcgtggattgattgatgaagattaagccacccaaaaggtggcacgggcatgaatagcccgtacgtggtggccctttggagccattaccagtaccaatagctgatactggaggtcCAACGACGTGGCGAGAATTAAGACGGGTCGGTTATTTATATatccccgtcccccccccccccccctcccgttttCTCTAATCAGTGCTGTCTGGAGACACCAACTTCGCTAGAACTTTCCCTTCACTTCCGTGATAAACGTTTCCCTGAACATTGATGTAGACGATTCCCTAAACATCACGACATAACGTTCCCTTCAACACCGATACAAACGTCCCGCTGGACACTGATTCATACGTTCTCCTCACTACTGATGCAAACGTTCTCGTCTATTCTGATACAAAGTTCTCCACAACACTTTAAACGTTCCTCTTAATACTACAAACGTTCAACTGAGCACTACAAACGTTTCCATCAACACTACAAACAGATCAAAGCTTGTAGGGGGTATAGCAGTGGTATAACAGGGGGGGGGAGTAATGGAGGTATAACAAGAGGTATAATAGGgagtacctacgggctcaccatagcccgtgctacttgaaactttgttCCAGTTAGCgaatctctaacaacaacaacggtaTAATAGGAGTATAATAGTGGGTATatcaggggagggggggtaagTGGGACACAGACACGAGGTCAACACAAGCCCAAATAAACTGGTCATTAAAGCTCcgctaaaaaaaaaatccagctgtTTTGCCTTAACATAAACGTTAAAAACACAACTGTTTCCCCTAACCAGACACGTACGAACCCAAaccacccacctaacccatcgGGGAACGATAGCAAACGTCAACATTACGGTAGTTTAATATTTTTGCTAAAACATCTAATCACTCCATTAACGACGCGACGTGAGTCACGAACAAGTACGACACATGTTAgcttagaggaggaggaggagaaaaccTCTCCCGTGCACCAAAGATAACTGGAAACCTCTCCCGTGCACCAAAGATAACTGGAAACCTCTCCCGTGCACCAAAGATAACTGGAAACCTCTCCCGTGCACCAAAGATAACTGGAAACTTCTCCCGCGCAAGAAAGATAACCGGAAACCACTCAGGTGCACCGAAGAGGACCCAAACACCTCCGCCGTGCACCGAGCAAGGGGACCCCAACCTTCACCAGCcacggggggaggggagggggtggaatGATCAACAACTGTGTTTGCCACTAATAAAAGCAAATGATTGTCGCCCCCCCCCCAAGGCCAAATGTTTATATGTCATCAGGGGTGGGCCCCAGAGGTCACCATGGTGGGCCCCAGAGGTCACCATGGTGGGCCCCAGAGGTCACCAGCGTCGGCCCCAAAGGTCACCATGGTGGGCCCCAGAGGTCGCCAGCGTCGGCCCCAGAGGTCGCCAGCGTCGGCCCCAGAGGTCACCATGGTGGGCCCCAGAGGTCACCATGGTGGGCCCCAGAGGTCACCATGGTGGGCCCCAGAGGTCACCATGGTGGGCCCCAGAGGTCGCCAGCGTCGGCCCCAGAGGTCGCCAGCGTCGGCCCCAGAGGTCACCAGGGTGGGCCCCAGAGGTCACCAGGGTGGGCCCCAGAGGTCACCAGGGTGGGCCCCAGAGGTCACCAGGGTGGGCCCCATGGTCCACCCGCCGGGCGACCTTTCGACATAGCTCAGCACAGACGTTCAAACAACTTACAGTCTAGGAAATAAAATAATGATGAGTTTGATGGTCGGAGGTCCGTCCAGAGGCTGTGACAGGCGCCAGTCAGCCGTGCTGGAGGGCAGGCACAAGACCTGTGACCTGTGACCTGTGGCCCCGGCACAGGTCAGCGGGTCACATGCGCGGCTACTGACACCACGAAACACGCACCACGACGGTCCGACGACTGCCTGACGCACCATATTAACCAGACGCACGATCACATATGCATTACAACAGGTGATCCAGCTACTAAATTAATGTTCCTAGTTCTAATTAATGTCTCGTCtctcgtgtctctctctctctctctctctctctctctctccccatccctAGTCTTCTCCATTCTTTTCACGTCCTTCTTTCTCTTTACCCCTTTTCTATACACTTTTTCCGTctacttctccttccttccttccttccttccttccccttcaTCCTGctcccagtctccctcactctctatctttctctctttttcctccctcctccccctcatcttccccctccctccctccctccctctaagtCAACAAATACACAATACACAGTCACAGAAAACGGGTCGTCAGAATTTCATGCAAGTAATTAAAACTGAAATAAAAGTATCCCAAGAGTCATAGAAAATGTAAcccaaaaatataaatatacaaaaaaatcCAGTGAATAAAAAAGAGGAAAAAATGAATACGGAAAATATTGAAGAGTCCAAGAGTGAGTGCGGACTCTCACCGGCCTGACCTTATACGTCGCTAACAAGAGTCTCGGAGTAAAAACTttattctcgactcacaatcacagaccccgggttcgattcctgagcgggacagaaatgggtgggcacgtttcctttcacctaatgaacctgttcacctagtagtaaataggtacccggttgTAGATCaaccttagggggggggggaaagacctcgatacaagcctaaagtaaatgtatatatttactttatataattattatatacaaaCATGCTTCCAGTCCTCGACACAAATAACACGGGGggactggtggctgagtggataggGCTCTAAACTCGTGGACctggggaccggggttcgatccccagtgccggcggaaaacaaatgggcagagtttccttcaccctgatgcacctgttacctagcagtaaataggtacctgggatttagacagctgctacgggctgcttcctggggggggggctgtatgttaaaaaaaaaactagttagtaacagttgactgacagttcagaggcgggccgaaagagtagagctcaaccccctgcaaagcACAGCTAAGtgcatacaactaggtgaatacagaggaTGAGCCGCACTTTACAATAGTGACCCCAAGCCAGTCAGCCACAGAAAGCGAGCAGCCAACCACACCTGCAAAATGCACCACAGACTTGAACATCTTATTAAAGAAAGTGCAGAATTTCGCAGGACAATTTGCAGTATTAAAACTGGGATTTTGAGAGAAGTTCTTTTGTTTCCACAGTAACTTCTTAGTCAACTACACGCTAATGTAAATATGAAAGAAAATACGTCAAATTCCAGGTAAATGTGATTCAAAAATACACACACGATGGGTCACAATATTGGACTTGAAAAATATACATAATACTGGACTTTTTCCGTCTTGTGAGAGAGAAGAGTGGATTGATGGATTGATGAAGATCAAGCCACCaaaagaagtggcacgggcatgaataacccgtgaaGAAGGGATGAAGGTACAGGCAAATCTATGAGGAAAGAGAGCAAGGTGAGAGGTAAGAGAAGAATAGAATGAaagaataaggtaagaatagGCTGAACATAACAATTGGATGAAAGTAAAATATGATAAcaatccccgtggcgcagtggtaaaacactcgctccGCGCTTCGCGACCGATTTGGCTTCGGttggtatcctggccggggaggattgactaggcgccaatccttaactcctcatgcctgaaggattcgaaccccagacaGCCCgggctccatgcaccttagcgTATTGCCTACCTTAACCAAAAGACCACACTGACTGTTAACGGGACTGAAAGTCGTTCATATTTCATCGTATCACCCCTCATCCTGGGACCACATGAGTGACAGTTACTGGGACCACATGAGTGACAGTTCCTGGGACCACATGAGTGACAGTTACTGGGGCCACATGAGTGACAGTTACTGGGGCCACATGAGTGACAGTTACTGGGACCACATGAGTGACAGTGAGTGACAGTTCCTGGGACCACATGAGTGACAGTTACTGGGACCACATGAGTGACAGTTACTGGGGCCACATGAGTGACAGTTACTGGGACCACATGAGTGACAGTGAGTGACAGTTCCTGGGACCACATGAGTGACAGTTACTGGGGCCACATGAGTGACAGTTGCTGGGACCACATGAGTGACAGTTACTGGGACCACATGAGTGACAGTTCCTGGGACCACATGAGTGACAGTTACTGGGGCCACATGAGTGACAGTTACTGGGACCACATGAGTGACAGTGAGTGACAGTTCCTGGGACCACATGAGTGACAGTTACTGGGACCACATGAGTGACAGTTACTGGGGCCACATGAGTGACAGTTACTGGGACCACATGAGTGACAGTGAGTGGCAGTTCCTGGGACCACATGAGTGACAGTTACTGGGGCCACATGAGTGACAGTTACTGGGACCACATGAGTGACAGTTCCTGGGACCACATGAGTGACAGTGAGTGACAGTTACTGGGAACCACATGAGTGACAGTTACTGGGGCCACATGAGTGACAGTTACTGGGACCACATGAGTGACAGTTACTGGGGCCACATGAGTGACAGTTACTGGGGCCACATGAGTGACAGTTACTGGGAACCACATGAGTGACAGTTACTGGGGCCACATGAGTGACAGTTACTGGGCTGATCAAGTGGTTAAAGTACTGGAAAAATAGTTAAGTCTTTATTAAATAtagaaaaataaaatataaatatataaatataaaacataAATATGTAACATTCACATGAAAATATTCATTCTTAACCACTGAATAATGTTTCTTAATCCTTCGTTTTCCAGGAAAAAATCTCTTCATGTTATAATCTtgtacccgtgtgtgtgtgtgtgtgtgtgtgtgtgtgtgtgtgtgtgtatgtgtgtgtgtgtgcgtgtgagtgtgtgtgtgtgtgtgtgtgtgtgtgtgtgtgtgtgtgtgtgtgtgtgtgtgtgtgtgtgtgcgcgctttAGTTACGAAAAACAATTCGCGAAAGAAAATAGAATAATGGACAACCACAAAGGAAATGAAAATGGAAATTGCTTGAGCATTTTCGTGTGTATTTAGCTACACATTCCAAGATGTCAAGTTAAACATACAAAAAGCGCTCAAACAATCTCCATTTTCAATTTCCTTTGTGGCTATCTTATCGCCCACAActtcatacacatacatacatacatgcatacaaacatacatacatacataagtacatacatacataaatacatacatacacacatacattcattcattcattcattcattcattcattcattcattctgaagatgtattaatatacgaaagtacttaaggaaattcctgtttcaattcttcctccatggtctgacactgtcatacatacatacatacatacatacatacatacatacatacatacatacatacatacatacatacacctacATGCCAAAATGGCGCCCCATGTGGAGTCCTAAAGTTCCAGTTGGGCAGCAGTTTGGTGCTTCTTGAATCCTTCCGTATAAGGGGTGTTGGCGGCTCAGTATGGCGCCTTGTCAATTCTGAAGGAGAGCgatggtttcgcttcatgcaggtcagcgttcaatccccgaccgtccatgtaATTGGACAGCATTATGGAACGCATTGCGACCGTCGAACTATATGGCCAGCAGAATCGAGCAGCAGATTAGCAGTTGTCTAATTCGAGGCTGTTTAATCGTTCATCAAAGCTGAATGTTCAATGTCTAATTACTTTGAGGGATTATCCATGAGACAAGCCAACGAATAAAGATGGCTTCAAATGAACAcacttaattgtactcacctaattacggGGGtcgagtttcggctctttggtcccggctctcaactgtcaatcaactggtgtacaggttcctgagcctactgggctctatcatatctacatttgaaactgtgtatggagtcagcctccaccacatcactgcctaatgcattccacttattaacttctctgacactgaaaaagatctttctaatgtctctgtggctcatttggcccctgagaattttgtgtgtggtaatcatgtctcccctaactcttctgtcttccactgaCTTGAGGTGCaattcacacagcctttcctcgtaactcatgcctcttaattctagAGAAAGTCCTTCAGGGTCCAATAATTTATAGAAGAGACGGTCTAATTTTTGTTTGGTTGACAGAAGGGGCCACTAGGACGGGTTGTGACAGCTTCACGAGTGGTCTATGTGACTCAGGCACTTGTAGAGCGGCCATTGCCGGTGGCATGGACCTTTGCTCCACTGGTGATGGCCATAGGTTCATCTTGGTGATTAGCAGTGGAATAGTGTGCCACGTGATTACTATCCCTGACAGTCTGTGATCACTGGCGTTTGAAATaatattattctctctctctctctctctctctctctctctctctctctctctctctctctctctctctctctctctctctctctctctctctctctctctctctcacacacacacacacacacctcgagtCAGAGCTCGGATTTAGTAGAGCAGATCCTGGGAGTGAGATAAAGAGATAAGGCAGTGATATGACCCATCAACATCCGGCTAGAGTCGGCAAGAGGTAGGCACGAACCACGGTCTCAGGAAAGGTTAGGCTGACTCactggggagagagggaagggggggggtgggaaGCGGGGAAGTGTCCTCGCTGAGAGAGGTGTTCGCTAActcactttcccccccccccctccccaccctcacaattgactggatgttgagaggcgggtccaaggagctgaagctcacccctgacaagcacaactaggtaagaaaaTCATTGAATGCGCTCACACCTTAATGGTATGTATATAATTTGTTAACTTTAACAAAATCCATATATTAAAAAGGTTCACAATTTTCCCGGAGATTTGTTTAACCTTTGTGTTGACACGTGGACAGTCTCTCTGAGCCagaggcctggggccagattcacgaagcagttacgcaagtacttacgaacgtgtacatctttcctcaaatcattgacggctttggttacatttattaaacagtttacaagcgtgaaaacttgccaatcaactgttgttattgttataaacagcctcctggtgcttcggagctcattaactgtttaattattgTAAATAATGTTGagaatattgagaaaagatgtacaggttcgtaagtgcttgcgtaactgcttcgcgaatctgaCCCCAGAATCTTCACTATACTGAGTACTTGTAAAACAACAATTCTATTCAATTATTCGAAAGATCAATCAGACCCAAAAAACAATGATACTCATTTAAAGTAAAGCTGACCACACGCCGCCTTCTCACAATGGTAATTGGTAATTTAATGACTCGATTAATTATTTTAATGTCATTGTTTGGgacgaaaataaaataaaaaagtcaTAAAAATTGTGCGCAGCAAAtatttatacaaaaaaaaacaaaagatGACGTAACTGTTAACGTGTATCTTTGGTTGAGACTTTCATAAAGCAAACTTAAGAGCAACTTATTGAAAAgtcggagggtagaaatagcctaagttactctatccctttgagatgtattttttctcgtctcaataaacatacctgaacttgaaactgaaaagttTAGGAGCGCAAGTTGCACCAATGAAACAAAAGTAAACATTATTAATGCTCATCAAATGGCAATTTCAGTaagaacgttgttgttgttgttgtttttgttgttgtttttgttgttgttgttgttgttgttgttgttggagatgaaCAAGAAGTTGAAATTGAGTAGGCGTGCCAGAGCAGTGAAGTGTGTGTCATACTTACACTTAGAATACACACTTTTGTTCGTTTCGATGACAACAAATGCTGAGAACATTGACTTACAAAGATGAGGCACTAAAGTGAACAAATTGTAAGAACAATTACAGAACAAATGAACTGTTACATTCTTCACCCCCCCCTAACACCTCCCACCTATATGTATCAATTACAATGTCATACTTGTGAATGTTTAATATCCAgctacttgggttggacggtagagcgacggtctcgcttcatgcaggtcggcgttcaatcccccgattgtccccaagtggttggtcaccattccttcccttccccgtcccatcccaaatcctgatcctgacccctttcccagtgctataaagtcgtaatggtttggcgctttcctcctgataattgaacaaaaaattgtaaatgtttaaagTGGTAATTTAAAGTCAATTACCACCATCTATCTTTTATTACTGCATttaacccctctccccccctcccccccccttcaccatatCTCACTATCTCATTCTACTGCTTCTCCCTCCATCTCCACTATCGCacactgtctccccccccccagtccctTCTATCGtatcctccccctccacccccccacccaccccgtcAACTTCCTTCCGCCCGACCACACACTAATTAAGGTGTTTACCAGAAGAAAACTTGTGAAAACCACTTCTAGCTCTCCTGTGGTCCACCACCCCGTGGTCCACCACCCTGTGGTCCACCACCCTGTGGTCCACCACCCTGTGGTTCACCACCCCCGTGGTCCACCACCCTGTGGTCCACCACCCCCGTGGTCCACCACCCTGTGGTCCACCACCCTGTGGTCCACCACCCTGTGGTCCACCACCCTGTGGTCCACCACCCCTGTGGTCCACCACCCTGTGGTCCACCACCCTGTGGTCCACCACCCTGTGGTCCACCACCCTGTGGTTCACCACCCCCGTGGTCCACCACCCTGTGGTCCACCACCCCTGTGGTCCACCACCCTTGTGGTCCATCACCCCCGTGGTCCACCACCCCTGTGGTCCACCACCCCCGTGGTCCACCACCCTGTggtccacacaccccccccccccaacctccatccacctgTTTATGACCAGAAGCCCAACCAGGCCCGTCCAAGCAGGGGGGCCAAACACCAATATATAAAATCAATATGGGAAAAACAAGCCTAGTTTTAATACACACAATACGTTAACATTTATGATTGCGtcttggtgggggggggcggcagccgctttaacgagcctgtaGCCTGAAGACAGGTAGGAATCGTGTGAaaagtgtttttcattcataaacagaggagggagagaggggattgGGGGGAAGGGGTAGTTGGCGGCGGCGTTAACGAGCATTTGAGGCATGATATGGGTGCTAGTTTAACCTGGGTCAATACTGGTCCTAGTTTGATCTGGGACGCTATAATGTTTGGTCATCCGGAGTGAGCTCATATTAAGAAGGAGGATCATCCGGATTGAGCTCCGGTTAACAAGGTAGCTCATCCGTCTTATGCTCCGGTTAACATGTTGGGTCATCCGGTTAAGCGAGCACCAGACCCGCTGCAGCCGGCcggtgctggcctccaccacattatagaAAACGAGACCCCCCCAAAAAATGACTGTTCaagtagggtctaaaacctgaGAAACCAATGTACCCCTCTACGTCACCCTCTACGTCATCCTCTACGTCACCCTCTACGTCACCCTCTACGTCATCCTCTACGTCACCCTCTACGTCACCCTCTACGTCACCCTCTACGTCATCCTCTACGTCACCCTCTACGTCACCCTCTACGTCACCCTCTACGTCATCCTCTACGTCACCCTCTACGTCACCCTCTACGTCACCCTCTACGTCATCCTCTACGTCACCCTCTACGTCATCCTCTACGTCACCCTCTACGTCACCCTCTACGTCACCCTCTACGTCATCCTCTACGTCATCCTCTACGTCATCCTCTACGTCACCCTCTACGTCATCCTCTACGTCACCCTCTACGTCATCCTCTACGTCACCCTCTACGTCATCCTCTACGTCACCCTCTACGTCATCCTCTACGTCACCCTCTACGTCATCCTCTACGTCACCCTCTACGTCATCCTCTACGTCACCCTCTACGTCATCCTCTACGTCACCCTCTACGTCATCCTCTACGTCACCCTCTACGTCATCCTCTACGTCACCCTCTACGTCATCCTCTACGTCACCCTCTACGTCATCCTCTACGTCACCCTCTACGTCACCCTCTACGTCACCCTCTACGTCATCCTCTACGTCACCCTCTACGTCATCCTCTACGTCACCCTCTACGTCATCCTCTACGTCACCCTCTACGTCACCCTCTACGTCACCCTCTACGTCACCCTCTACGTCATCCTCTACGTCACCCTCTACGTCACCCTCTACGTCATCCTCTACGTCACCCTCTACGTCATCCTCTACGTCACCCTCTACGTCATCGCTATTCTATAAACCAGGAAATTCAAAAGAACAAAATAGCGGGAAGAAAATAGAGGAAAAAAGGAGAAAAACGGAGGAAAAATGGTAAAaagaagagatagagagaggtatGAAATCTGGACGTGAGAACTTAAGACTGAGAGGGAAAAAAGGAGGATTTCGATCACGACTAATAATCggagatcccgggttcgattctctgGCAGAACAAATatgattgggcacgtttcctttcacttgatgctactgttcacctagcaataaataggtacctggcagaTAGGTCACTACTTCCTAGAGAAGGTCAATCAGCAGCTCGACCTTTGGAGACCTCGACACAACCGTAAAGTATATACACACAGGCTTCTTGTCCCCGACAATGGGACTTATTGTTAATTACCATGAAGGAGGAGCCGggaggccgagcagacagcacactggacttgtgatcctgtggtcccgggttcgatcccaggcgccgggaagaaacaatgagcagagtttctttcaccctatgcccctgttacctagcagtaaaataggaacctgggttttagtcagctgtcacgggctgcttcctgggggtaaaggcctggtcgaggaccgggccgcggggacactaaaaaaaaaagccccgaaatcatctcaagataacctccagaagGGTGTGTATGGAAGGGGACACAGGAAGGGAAGGAACCAGAGTGGAAGGGAGAAAGAGGAAGGAGCTGGCACTGATGAGAAGAGTCAGGGCTAAAGAGGCAGCACAGAGAGGCAAGGGAGGGCGCCAAAAATGGCTGGAAAAAGCGAGCTCGGACCAgaggacaagagggagccagaaaTGAACATGCCCGGGCCAGGAGGGGAGGCTGAGAGCCAATTTGAAAGCGACATTTGGGGCTGAAAGCTAAAGACCAACCACAGCTGTTCTTATAGCCACATAAGGAacatggctgctgaaggagattaCAGAGGTAATTTCTCACCTGCTAACTCCTGTTTTATATCAGTCACAAGACAGGAAATGTTCCAAAATTCTGGAAAAAAAGATAAACATAGTACCAATATTCTGGAAAAAAAGATAAACATAGTACCAATATTAAAAACAAACGGGGGCCAGATAGGAGGCACTATATTAGAGACCCATGTCCCTGGTACGTATAGTTTAAAATGTTGGAGTGAGTAATAAAGTTCATAACAGCGATGCTCCTGGAGAGGACAAACCTTGTACCAAGGATAAGGCAGCAAGGATTTACAAAGGAAAAGTTAATCGAGTTTTATGACAAGGTTCCCAAAAATGCGATAGGACAAAAAAAAGAAGGCTGGATAGACAGTAATTTTCCTAGAATGCCAAAACGCATTTGATACCATTCGTCACGAAAGGCtggtgtagaaaatagagaatgcAAGTAG
It encodes:
- the LOC123762531 gene encoding uncharacterized protein; the encoded protein is MYPSTSPSTSSSTSPSTSPSTSSSTSPSTSPSTSPSTSSSTSPSTSPSTSPSTSSSTSPSTSPSTSPSTSSSTSPSTSSSTSPSTSPSTSPSTSSSTSSSTSSSTSPSTSSSTSPSTSSSTSPSTSSSTSPSTSSSTSPSTSSSTSPSTSSSTSPSTSSSTSPSTSSSTSPSTSSSTSPSTSSSTSPSTSSSTSPSTSPSTSPSTSSSTSPSTSSSTSPSTSSSTSPSTSPSTSPSTSPSTSSSTSPSTSPSTSSSTSPSTSSSTSPSTSSLFYKPGNSKEQNSGKKIEEKRRKTEEKW